A single genomic interval of Streptomyces sp. NBC_00663 harbors:
- a CDS encoding DUF6912 family protein has translation MRVYVPLTLSGLAEAYKTGELGPGPLVAYAVTPALREWYVSDDIEELEYAALNRAALASLRLLAADPEAVRRRVVVAVDVPDGAAVADPDRGLDPAALGEVRVARGVALAKAAAVHVDASDAEDDVAAGARALAAADDGDDDAQFVVDGTEDHELLWYATQEIENLVGLAG, from the coding sequence ATGCGCGTCTACGTCCCCCTGACCCTCTCCGGTCTCGCCGAGGCGTACAAGACGGGCGAGTTGGGTCCCGGTCCGCTCGTCGCCTACGCAGTGACGCCCGCGTTGCGCGAGTGGTACGTCTCCGACGACATCGAGGAGCTGGAGTACGCGGCGCTGAACCGGGCCGCGCTCGCCTCGCTGCGGCTGCTGGCGGCCGACCCCGAGGCGGTACGGCGCCGGGTCGTGGTCGCGGTCGACGTGCCCGACGGCGCGGCGGTGGCCGACCCGGACCGCGGGCTCGATCCGGCGGCGCTCGGCGAGGTCCGGGTGGCCCGGGGCGTGGCGCTGGCCAAGGCGGCCGCGGTGCATGTCGACGCGAGCGACGCCGAGGACGACGTGGCCGCGGGGGCGCGGGCGCTGGCGGCGGCGGACGACGGGGACGACGACGCGCAGTTCGTCGTGGACGGGACCGAGGACCACGAGCTGCTCTGGTACGCCACGCAGGAGATCGAGAACCTGGTGGGGCTGGCTGGCTGA
- a CDS encoding ABC transporter permease, with product MSTFALAVRDSSTMVRRNLLHVRRYPSMTLNLLLTPVMLLLLFVYVFGDTMSAGIGGSADRSAYIAYVVPGLLLMTIGGTTIGTAVSVAMDMSEGIIARFRTMAIHRGSVLVGHVIGSVLQCVMSVVLVGAVGVAIGFRSTDATVLEWLAAFGLLTLFALALTWIAVGMGLVSPNAEAASNNAMPLIFLPLISSTFVPVDAMPGWFQPIAEYQPFTPAIETLRGLLLGTEIGHNGWLALAWCLGLAVLGYRWSKAAYDRDPK from the coding sequence ATGAGCACCTTCGCCCTCGCCGTACGCGACTCGTCCACCATGGTGCGGCGCAACCTCCTGCACGTACGCCGCTATCCGTCCATGACGCTGAACCTGCTGCTCACCCCGGTCATGCTGTTGCTGCTGTTCGTCTACGTCTTCGGCGACACCATGAGCGCCGGCATCGGCGGCAGCGCGGACCGCTCCGCCTACATCGCCTACGTGGTGCCGGGCCTGCTGCTGATGACCATCGGCGGCACCACGATCGGCACCGCGGTGTCCGTCGCGATGGACATGTCCGAGGGCATCATCGCCCGCTTCCGCACCATGGCCATCCACCGCGGCTCGGTGCTCGTCGGACACGTCATCGGCAGCGTCCTTCAGTGCGTGATGAGCGTGGTCCTCGTCGGCGCGGTCGGCGTGGCCATCGGCTTCCGCTCCACCGACGCCACCGTCCTGGAATGGCTCGCCGCCTTCGGACTCCTCACCCTGTTCGCCCTCGCGCTCACCTGGATCGCCGTCGGCATGGGACTGGTCAGCCCCAACGCCGAAGCCGCCTCCAACAACGCCATGCCGCTGATCTTCCTGCCCCTGATCTCCAGCACCTTCGTGCCCGTCGACGCGATGCCCGGCTGGTTCCAGCCCATCGCCGAGTACCAGCCCTTCACCCCGGCCATCGAAACCCTGCGCGGCCTCCTCCTCGGCACCGAGATCGGCCACAACGGCTGGCTCGCCCTCGCCTGGTGCCTCGGCCTCGCCGTCCTCGGCTACCGCTGGTCGAAGGCGGCCTACGACCGCGACCCCAAGTAG
- a CDS encoding HAD family hydrolase — MGMHMGAHIVWDWNGTLFHDNDAIIGATNAAFAELGLAPITMEQYRALYCVPVPKFYERLMGRLPSEAEWLVMDETFHRYYTEHRVGCGLTAGATELLVGWRSAGRSQSILSMYGHEDLVPLVRGFGIEAHFVRVDGRTGPSGGSKAEHMERHVAALAGVDPARTVVIGDAADDAVAALHVGARAVLYTGGSHGRASLEAVGVPVVDSLAEAVAEAERIVA; from the coding sequence ATGGGGATGCACATGGGCGCGCACATCGTCTGGGACTGGAACGGGACGCTGTTCCACGACAACGACGCGATCATCGGGGCGACGAACGCGGCGTTCGCCGAGCTGGGGCTCGCGCCGATCACGATGGAGCAGTACCGGGCGCTGTACTGCGTGCCGGTGCCGAAGTTCTACGAGCGGTTGATGGGGCGGCTGCCCAGTGAGGCCGAGTGGCTGGTCATGGACGAGACCTTCCACCGGTACTACACCGAGCACCGGGTGGGGTGCGGACTGACGGCCGGCGCGACGGAGTTGCTCGTCGGGTGGCGGTCGGCGGGGCGCAGCCAGTCCATCCTCAGCATGTACGGGCACGAGGACCTGGTGCCCCTGGTGCGCGGGTTCGGGATCGAGGCGCACTTCGTTCGGGTCGACGGGCGTACCGGGCCGTCCGGGGGCAGCAAGGCCGAGCACATGGAGCGACACGTCGCGGCGCTCGCCGGGGTGGATCCGGCTCGTACGGTGGTGATCGGGGACGCTGCCGATGACGCGGTGGCCGCGTTGCACGTGGGGGCGCGGGCGGTGCTGTACACCGGGGGGTCGCACGGGCGGGCGAGCCTTGAGGCGGTCGGCGTTCCGGTCGTCGACTCGCTGGCCGAGGCTGTCGCGGAGGCAGAGCGGATAGTGGCGTAA
- a CDS encoding DUF4097 family beta strand repeat-containing protein: MPAFDTPEPISVVAHVGAGYIQFSATDRADTVVDVRPGDPKRDKDVKAAAQTEVTFANGVLNIRTKERRMIGPSGIVSVTVELPTGSSLDTTGSWTQVLGEGVLGDVRVKTSTGDVRLDTTGALHLEVSHGSITVGRVEGRAEISSSSGNIRVGTVEGPAVLKNTNGTTTVGVVTGELRMSGTNGGIDITRAEASVVGTSTNGHLRVAEVARGDVRLDTSNGSIEVGVREGTAAWLDVSSHRGQVRNTLTTSEPPEQTEDTVQIRARTNWGNIDVLRAKP, encoded by the coding sequence ATGCCTGCTTTCGACACTCCCGAGCCGATCTCGGTCGTCGCCCACGTCGGCGCCGGGTACATCCAGTTCAGCGCCACCGACCGGGCCGATACCGTCGTCGACGTGCGGCCGGGCGACCCGAAGCGGGACAAGGACGTGAAGGCGGCCGCCCAGACCGAGGTCACGTTCGCGAACGGCGTCCTCAACATCAGGACGAAGGAGCGCCGCATGATCGGACCGAGCGGCATCGTCTCCGTGACGGTCGAACTGCCCACCGGCTCCAGCCTCGACACGACCGGCTCCTGGACGCAGGTGCTCGGCGAGGGCGTCCTCGGCGACGTCCGCGTGAAGACGTCGACCGGTGACGTCCGGCTCGACACGACCGGGGCACTGCACCTGGAGGTGTCGCACGGCTCGATCACCGTGGGCCGCGTCGAGGGCCGCGCCGAGATCAGCAGCAGCAGCGGCAACATCCGCGTCGGCACCGTCGAAGGACCCGCCGTCCTGAAGAACACGAACGGCACCACGACCGTCGGCGTCGTCACCGGCGAGCTGCGGATGAGCGGCACCAACGGCGGCATCGACATCACGCGCGCCGAGGCATCGGTCGTCGGCACCTCGACCAACGGCCACCTTCGCGTCGCCGAGGTCGCCCGCGGGGACGTCCGGCTGGACACCTCCAACGGCTCCATCGAGGTCGGCGTCCGCGAGGGCACCGCCGCCTGGCTCGACGTCAGCTCCCACCGCGGGCAGGTCCGCAACACGCTGACCACGTCCGAGCCCCCGGAGCAGACGGAGGACACCGTCCAGATCCGCGCACGGACCAACTGGGGAAACATCGACGTCCTCCGCGCCAAGCCCTGA
- a CDS encoding Rv3235 family protein has protein sequence MNKVMTRSQPRPGTRPPSRRDTRRPGGAPPRTPAGGAPRAASDDGRPPGSPNSTGPTTRARPTDNRPPTLTGPTALSTDARSTSTTRSTPSALGPVPQLHPTDHIAELLVLVLSGQRPVHSMLRHTVGQAYDELAELAERGPLRARGTRPVIRDIGYYVPRPGTFEAFARIGAGDQLRAMAFRVEQGRDRRWRCTAVELGGHRDRRTDDN, from the coding sequence ATGAACAAGGTCATGACCAGGTCGCAGCCCCGCCCCGGCACCCGCCCGCCGAGCCGCCGCGACACCCGCCGCCCCGGCGGCGCCCCGCCCCGCACCCCGGCCGGCGGCGCGCCCCGCGCCGCCTCCGACGACGGCCGCCCGCCGGGCTCCCCGAACAGCACCGGCCCCACCACCCGCGCCAGGCCCACGGACAACCGCCCACCGACCCTCACGGGCCCGACCGCACTCAGCACGGACGCCCGCAGCACCTCCACCACCCGCAGCACGCCCAGCGCCCTCGGACCCGTCCCCCAGCTCCACCCCACCGACCACATCGCCGAACTCCTCGTCCTGGTCCTCAGTGGTCAGCGCCCGGTCCACTCGATGCTCCGGCACACCGTCGGGCAGGCCTACGACGAACTGGCCGAGCTCGCCGAGCGCGGTCCCCTCCGCGCCCGCGGCACCCGCCCCGTAATCCGCGACATCGGCTACTACGTCCCGCGCCCCGGCACCTTCGAGGCCTTCGCCCGCATCGGCGCCGGCGACCAGCTGCGCGCCATGGCCTTCCGCGTGGAACAGGGCCGGGACCGCCGCTGGCGCTGCACCGCGGTGGAACTGGGTGGCCACCGCGACCGCCGCACGGACGACAACTGA
- a CDS encoding GtrA family protein translates to MTVNLSEERVAAPAPLLTRLRRTVREVVNFGLVGGSGVVVNFAVFNLLLHGLGRRAMVATVLASLVAMATNYLGFRFFAYRDRESRTRGQILLFFVFSGIGVAMESGLFYVGYHGLGLHGPFESNGVKAVSIVLASAFRFLVYRTWVFQHETV, encoded by the coding sequence GTGACCGTGAATCTTTCGGAGGAGCGAGTGGCCGCTCCCGCGCCGTTGCTCACGCGGCTCAGGCGGACCGTCCGTGAAGTGGTGAACTTCGGGCTCGTCGGCGGCAGCGGCGTCGTGGTGAACTTCGCCGTCTTCAACCTGCTGCTGCACGGCCTCGGACGGCGGGCGATGGTGGCGACGGTGCTCGCGAGCCTCGTCGCCATGGCCACCAACTACCTCGGCTTCCGCTTCTTCGCCTACCGCGACCGGGAGTCCCGCACCCGCGGGCAGATCCTGCTGTTCTTCGTCTTCAGCGGTATCGGCGTGGCGATGGAGAGCGGTCTGTTCTACGTCGGCTATCACGGCCTCGGCCTGCACGGTCCGTTCGAGTCGAACGGGGTGAAGGCCGTGTCGATCGTGCTGGCGTCGGCCTTCCGGTTCCTGGTCTACCGGACGTGGGTCTTCCAGCACGAGACGGTCTAG
- a CDS encoding ATP-binding cassette domain-containing protein, which yields MSTSTRRDGVPSPAAVSTTGLRKSYGDKVVLDGIDLRIPAGSVFALLGPNGAGKTTAVQILSTLITADGGQAQVAGHDIATAPQAVRAAIGVTGQFSAVDGLITGEENMLLMADLHHLTKNEGRRITAELLERFDLTEAAKKPASTYSGGMKRRLDIAMTLVGSPRIIFLDEPTTGLDPRSRHSMWGIIRELVSGSVTVFLTTQYLEEADELADRIAVLNNGKIAAEGTAEELKRLIPGGHVQLRFTDPAAYRSAASTLTEASPDDEALALRIPSDGSQRQLRSLLDLLDSAGIEADELTVHTPDLDDVFFALTDGTNHPKETVR from the coding sequence ATGTCCACGTCCACGCGGCGGGACGGTGTTCCGTCCCCGGCCGCCGTCTCCACCACCGGTCTGCGCAAGTCATACGGCGACAAGGTCGTCCTCGACGGGATCGACCTGCGCATCCCGGCCGGCTCGGTCTTCGCCCTGCTCGGCCCGAACGGCGCCGGCAAGACCACCGCCGTGCAGATCCTCTCCACCCTCATCACCGCAGACGGCGGCCAGGCACAGGTCGCCGGCCACGACATCGCCACCGCGCCCCAGGCGGTCCGCGCCGCGATCGGCGTCACCGGACAGTTCTCCGCGGTCGACGGCCTGATCACCGGCGAGGAGAACATGCTCCTCATGGCCGACCTGCACCACCTCACCAAGAACGAAGGACGACGGATCACCGCCGAGCTGCTCGAACGCTTCGACCTCACCGAAGCCGCCAAGAAGCCCGCCTCCACCTACTCCGGCGGCATGAAACGCCGCCTCGACATCGCCATGACCCTGGTCGGCAGCCCGCGGATCATCTTCCTCGACGAACCCACCACCGGCCTCGACCCCCGCTCCCGCCACAGCATGTGGGGCATCATCCGCGAGCTCGTCTCCGGCAGCGTCACCGTCTTCCTCACCACCCAATACCTGGAAGAGGCCGACGAACTCGCCGACCGCATCGCGGTGTTGAACAACGGCAAGATCGCCGCCGAGGGCACCGCCGAGGAGCTGAAGCGGCTGATCCCCGGCGGTCATGTCCAGCTCCGCTTCACCGACCCCGCCGCCTACCGGTCCGCCGCCTCCACCCTGACCGAGGCCTCCCCGGACGACGAGGCCCTCGCACTGCGCATCCCCAGCGACGGCAGCCAGCGCCAACTGCGCTCCCTGCTCGACCTGTTGGACTCGGCCGGCATCGAGGCCGACGAACTGACCGTGCACACCCCCGACCTCGACGACGTCTTCTTCGCCCTCACCGACGGCACCAACCACCCCAAGGAGACGGTCCGATGA
- a CDS encoding NAD-glutamate dehydrogenase: MQTKLDEAKAELLERAARVAENSPVGGHLPTGTTDEGTPDRESVLAFLQRYYLHTAPEDLTDRDPVDVFGAAFSHYRLAENRPQGTANVRVLTPTVEENGWACSHSIVEVVTDDMPFLVDSVTNELTRQGRGIHVVIHPQVVVRRDLTGQLIEVLPQRLAGDRSELAHDAHTESWIHVEIDRETDRADLKQITADLLRVLSDVRETVEDWEKMRDAALRMAEELPAEPVASDLREQEIEEARELLRWLAADHFTFLGYREYQLREDDSLAAVPGTGLGILRSDPHHAEDESHPVSPSFERLPADARAKAREHKLLVLTKANSRATVHRPSYLDYIGVKKFDAEGNVVGERRFLGLFSSAAYTESVRRVPVIRRKVAEVLQRAGFSPNSHDGRDLLQILETYPRDELFQTPADELQSIVTSVLYLQERRRLRLYLRQDEYGRYYSALVYLPRDRYTTGVRLRIIDILKEELGGISVDFTAWNTESILSRLHFVVRVPQGTELPELSDSDKERIEARLVEAARSWADGFAEALTGELGEERAAELLRRYGSAFAEGYKADHTPRAAVADLCHLEQLTEENNFALSLYEPVGSAPEERRFKIYRKGEAVSLSAVLPVLSRLGVEVTDERPYELRCSDRTTAWIYDFGLRMPKSQNGAGDYLGDDGRERFQEAFAATWTGKAENDGFNALVLSAGLGWRQAMVLRAYAKYLRQAGSTFSQDYMEDTLRNNVHTTRLLISLFEARMSPDRQRAGREIVDALLEEVDAALDQVASLDEDRILRSFLTVIKATLRTNFFQEAFGGKPHDYVSMKFDPQVIPDLPAPRPAYEIWVYSPRVEGVHLRFGKVARGGLRWSDRREDFRTEILGLVKAQMVKNTVIVPVGAKGGFVAKQLPDPGVNREAWLAEGIASYKVFISALLDITDNMVAGEVVPPADVVRHDEDDTYLVVAADKGTATFSDIANGVAESYNFWLGDAFASGGSAGYDHKGMGITARGAWESVKRHFQELDVDTQTEDFTVVGIGDMSGDVFGNGMLLSEHIRLVAAFDHRHIFIDPKPDSATSYAERRRVFELPRSSWADYNAELISAGGGVFPRSAKAIPVNAHIREALGIEGKVSKMTPADLMKAILKAPVDLLWNGGIGTYVKSSVETHADVGDKANDPIRVDGADLRVKVVGEGGNLGLTQLGRIEFALHGGKINTDAIDNSAGVDTSDHEVNIKILLNGLVTEGDMTVKQRNKLLAEMTDEVGRLVLRNNYAQNTAIANALAQSKDMLHAQQRFMRHLVREGHLDRALEFLPTDRQIRERLTNGQGLTGPETAVLLAYTKITVSDELLHTSLPDDPYLRTLLDAYFPTALHEKFAEQMHSHPLAREIITTVLVNDTVNTGGTTYLHRLREETGASLEEIVRAQTAARAIFRSGAVWDGVESLDNQVEAAVQTRIRLHSRRLVERGTRWLLNNRPQPLQLAETVEFFGERVEQVWSQLPKLLRGADLEWYQQIYDELSGAGVPDELATRVAGFSSAFPTLDIVLVADRNGKEPLEVAEVYYDLADRLHITQLMDRIIELPRADRWQSMARASIREDLYAAHAAVTADVLAVGNGTSTPEQRFKAWEEKNAAILGRARSTLEEIQGSETFDLANLSVAMRTMRTLLRTHS, from the coding sequence ATGCAGACCAAGCTGGACGAAGCCAAGGCCGAGCTGCTCGAGAGGGCCGCCCGGGTAGCTGAGAACAGCCCGGTCGGGGGGCATCTACCGACCGGGACGACGGACGAGGGCACCCCTGACCGGGAGTCCGTGCTCGCGTTCCTCCAGCGCTACTACCTGCACACCGCCCCGGAGGACCTCACCGACCGCGACCCGGTCGACGTCTTCGGAGCCGCCTTCTCCCACTACCGGCTGGCCGAGAACCGGCCACAGGGCACGGCCAATGTGCGGGTCCTCACGCCTACCGTGGAGGAGAACGGCTGGGCGTGCAGTCATTCGATCGTCGAGGTCGTCACCGACGACATGCCCTTCCTGGTCGACTCGGTCACCAACGAGCTGACCCGGCAGGGGCGCGGGATCCACGTCGTCATCCACCCGCAGGTCGTCGTCCGCAGGGACCTCACCGGGCAGCTGATCGAGGTGCTTCCGCAGCGCCTCGCCGGCGACCGGAGCGAGCTCGCGCACGACGCGCACACCGAGTCCTGGATCCACGTCGAGATCGACCGCGAGACCGACCGTGCGGACCTCAAGCAGATCACCGCCGATCTGCTGCGGGTGCTGTCGGACGTCCGCGAGACGGTCGAGGACTGGGAGAAGATGCGGGACGCGGCGCTGCGGATGGCCGAGGAGCTGCCCGCCGAGCCCGTCGCCTCCGACCTGCGCGAGCAGGAGATCGAGGAGGCCCGTGAGCTGCTGCGCTGGCTGGCCGCCGACCACTTCACCTTCCTCGGGTACCGCGAGTACCAGCTCCGTGAGGACGACTCCCTCGCCGCCGTGCCGGGCACCGGCCTCGGCATCCTGCGCTCCGACCCGCATCACGCCGAGGACGAGAGCCACCCCGTCAGCCCCTCCTTCGAGCGGCTGCCCGCCGACGCCCGCGCCAAGGCGCGCGAGCACAAGCTCCTGGTGCTGACCAAGGCCAACAGCCGCGCGACCGTGCACCGGCCGTCGTACCTCGACTACATCGGCGTGAAGAAGTTCGACGCCGAGGGCAACGTCGTCGGTGAGCGGCGCTTCCTCGGGCTGTTCTCCTCCGCGGCCTACACCGAGTCCGTGCGCCGGGTGCCCGTCATCCGCCGCAAGGTGGCCGAGGTGCTCCAGCGCGCCGGGTTCTCGCCCAACAGCCACGACGGGCGCGACCTGCTCCAGATCCTGGAGACCTACCCGCGCGACGAGCTCTTCCAGACCCCGGCCGACGAGCTCCAGTCCATCGTCACCAGCGTCCTCTACCTCCAGGAGCGGCGCCGGCTGCGGCTCTACCTGCGCCAGGACGAGTACGGCCGCTACTACTCGGCCCTCGTCTACCTGCCCCGCGACCGGTACACCACCGGCGTCCGGCTGCGGATCATCGACATCCTGAAGGAGGAACTCGGCGGTATCAGCGTCGATTTCACCGCCTGGAACACCGAGTCGATCCTCTCCCGGCTGCACTTCGTGGTCCGGGTCCCGCAGGGCACCGAGCTGCCCGAGCTCAGCGACAGCGACAAGGAGCGCATCGAGGCCCGCCTCGTCGAGGCCGCCCGCTCCTGGGCCGACGGGTTCGCCGAGGCCCTCACCGGCGAGCTGGGCGAGGAGCGCGCCGCCGAACTGCTGCGCCGCTACGGCAGCGCCTTCGCCGAGGGCTACAAGGCCGACCACACCCCGCGCGCGGCCGTCGCCGACCTGTGCCACTTGGAGCAGCTCACCGAGGAGAACAACTTCGCCCTGAGCCTGTACGAGCCCGTCGGCTCGGCCCCCGAGGAGCGCCGCTTCAAGATCTACCGCAAGGGCGAGGCCGTCTCCCTGTCCGCGGTGCTGCCGGTGCTCAGCCGCCTCGGCGTCGAGGTGACCGACGAGCGGCCGTACGAACTGCGCTGCTCGGACCGTACGACGGCCTGGATCTACGACTTCGGGCTGCGCATGCCCAAGTCGCAGAACGGCGCCGGGGACTACCTCGGCGACGACGGCCGTGAGCGCTTCCAGGAGGCCTTCGCCGCGACCTGGACCGGCAAGGCGGAGAACGACGGCTTCAACGCCCTCGTGCTCAGCGCGGGCCTCGGCTGGCGGCAGGCGATGGTGCTGCGGGCGTACGCCAAGTACCTGCGCCAGGCGGGCTCCACGTTCTCGCAGGACTACATGGAGGACACCCTCCGCAACAACGTCCACACCACGCGCCTGCTCATCTCCCTGTTCGAGGCGCGGATGTCGCCGGACCGGCAGCGGGCCGGGCGCGAGATCGTGGACGCGCTCCTCGAAGAGGTCGACGCGGCGCTCGACCAGGTCGCGAGCCTCGACGAGGACCGCATCCTGCGCTCCTTCCTGACCGTCATCAAGGCGACCCTGCGCACGAACTTCTTCCAGGAGGCGTTCGGCGGCAAGCCGCACGACTACGTCTCCATGAAGTTCGACCCGCAGGTCATCCCGGACCTCCCCGCACCGCGCCCGGCGTACGAGATCTGGGTCTACTCGCCGCGCGTCGAGGGCGTGCACCTCAGGTTCGGCAAGGTCGCGCGCGGTGGTCTGCGCTGGTCCGACCGGCGTGAGGACTTCCGGACCGAGATCCTCGGCCTGGTGAAGGCGCAGATGGTGAAGAACACCGTCATCGTGCCGGTCGGCGCCAAGGGCGGCTTCGTCGCCAAGCAGCTGCCCGACCCGGGCGTGAACCGGGAGGCGTGGCTGGCCGAGGGCATCGCCAGCTACAAGGTGTTCATCTCGGCGCTGCTCGACATCACCGACAACATGGTGGCCGGCGAGGTCGTCCCGCCCGCCGACGTCGTCCGGCACGACGAGGACGACACCTACCTCGTCGTCGCCGCCGACAAGGGCACCGCGACCTTCTCGGACATCGCCAACGGGGTGGCCGAGTCGTACAACTTCTGGCTCGGCGACGCCTTCGCCTCCGGTGGCTCGGCCGGCTACGACCACAAGGGCATGGGCATCACCGCGCGCGGTGCCTGGGAGTCCGTCAAGCGGCACTTCCAGGAGCTGGACGTCGACACCCAGACCGAGGACTTCACGGTCGTCGGCATCGGTGACATGTCCGGTGACGTGTTCGGCAACGGCATGCTGCTCAGCGAGCACATCCGCCTGGTCGCCGCCTTCGACCACCGGCACATCTTCATCGACCCGAAGCCGGACTCGGCGACCTCCTACGCGGAGCGCCGCCGCGTCTTCGAGCTGCCGCGCAGCTCCTGGGCCGACTACAACGCCGAGCTGATCTCGGCCGGCGGCGGTGTCTTCCCGCGCAGCGCCAAGGCCATCCCGGTCAACGCGCACATCCGCGAGGCCCTCGGCATCGAGGGCAAGGTGTCCAAGATGACGCCGGCCGACCTGATGAAGGCGATTCTCAAGGCGCCGGTCGACCTGCTGTGGAACGGCGGCATCGGCACCTACGTGAAGTCGAGCGTGGAGACCCACGCGGACGTCGGCGACAAGGCCAACGACCCGATCCGCGTCGACGGCGCCGACCTGCGCGTCAAGGTCGTCGGCGAGGGCGGCAACCTCGGCCTGACCCAGCTCGGCCGGATCGAGTTCGCGCTGCACGGCGGCAAGATCAACACCGATGCCATCGACAACAGCGCGGGCGTGGACACCTCCGACCACGAGGTGAACATCAAGATCCTGCTCAACGGCCTGGTCACCGAAGGCGACATGACCGTCAAGCAGCGCAACAAGCTGCTCGCCGAGATGACCGACGAGGTCGGCCGTCTGGTCCTGCGCAACAACTACGCGCAGAACACCGCCATCGCCAACGCGCTGGCCCAGTCCAAGGACATGCTCCACGCCCAGCAGCGCTTCATGCGCCACCTGGTCAGGGAAGGCCATCTCGACCGGGCCCTGGAGTTCCTGCCCACCGACCGCCAGATCCGCGAGCGCCTGACCAACGGCCAGGGCCTGACCGGCCCGGAGACGGCCGTGCTGCTGGCGTACACGAAGATCACGGTCTCCGACGAGCTGCTGCACACCTCGCTGCCCGACGACCCCTATCTGCGCACCCTGCTCGACGCGTACTTCCCGACCGCGCTGCACGAGAAGTTCGCCGAGCAGATGCACAGCCACCCGCTGGCCCGCGAGATCATCACGACGGTCCTCGTCAACGACACGGTCAACACGGGCGGTACGACCTATCTGCACCGGCTGCGCGAGGAGACCGGGGCCTCCCTGGAGGAGATCGTCCGGGCGCAGACCGCGGCCCGCGCGATCTTCCGCTCGGGCGCCGTGTGGGACGGGGTGGAGTCCCTCGACAACCAGGTCGAGGCCGCCGTACAGACCCGTATCCGGCTGCACTCGCGCCGGCTCGTCGAGCGGGGCACGCGCTGGCTGCTCAACAACCGGCCGCAGCCGCTCCAACTCGCCGAGACCGTCGAGTTCTTCGGCGAACGGGTCGAGCAGGTGTGGTCGCAGCTGCCGAAGCTGCTGCGGGGCGCGGATCTGGAGTGGTACCAGCAGATCTACGACGAGCTGTCGGGCGCCGGTGTCCCGGACGAACTCGCCACGCGCGTGGCCGGGTTCTCCTCCGCCTTCCCGACGCTCGACATCGTCCTGGTGGCCGACCGCAACGGCAAGGAGCCGCTGGAGGTCGCCGAGGTCTACTACGACCTTGCCGACCGGCTGCACATCACCCAGCTCATGGACCGCATCATCGAGCTGCCCCGCGCGGACCGCTGGCAGTCCATGGCCCGCGCCTCCATCCGCGAGGACCTCTACGCGGCCCACGCGGCCGTGACCGCGGACGTCCTCGCCGTCGGCAACGGCACATCCACTCCCGAGCAGCGCTTCAAGGCCTGGGAGGAGAAGAACGCGGCGATCCTCGGCCGGGCGCGCTCGACCCTGGAGGAGATCCAGGGCTCGGAGACGTTCGACCTCGCCAACCTGTCGGTGGCCATGCGGACGATGCGCACGCTGCTGCGGACGCACTCGTAG
- a CDS encoding toxin-antitoxin system HicB family antitoxin, with the protein MDLTPYVDTLRRELAVAAEAGGDEARELAERLTAPLESATRLTMLNVLSAAMDEITRELAPGSVDVRLRGLDPDFVVTPPPTYADSPAVEPFPTSAPTPTPAPVPADGDEGGTARINLRLPAPLKARAEEAANREGLSVNAWLVRAVSAAVDGGAQPRTAQKTRTGQNFTGWVR; encoded by the coding sequence ATGGACCTCACCCCCTACGTCGACACCCTCCGCCGCGAACTCGCGGTGGCCGCCGAGGCCGGCGGCGACGAAGCCCGCGAGCTGGCCGAGCGGCTCACCGCTCCCCTGGAGTCGGCGACCCGGCTGACCATGCTCAACGTGCTCTCCGCCGCGATGGACGAGATCACCCGCGAACTCGCCCCCGGCTCGGTCGACGTACGGCTTCGCGGCCTCGACCCCGATTTCGTGGTGACCCCGCCGCCCACCTACGCCGACTCCCCCGCCGTCGAACCGTTCCCCACCTCGGCCCCGACCCCGACCCCTGCCCCGGTCCCTGCCGACGGCGACGAGGGCGGCACCGCCCGCATCAACCTGCGACTGCCGGCCCCCCTCAAGGCCCGTGCCGAGGAGGCCGCGAACCGCGAGGGCCTGTCGGTCAACGCGTGGCTGGTGCGCGCCGTGTCGGCCGCGGTGGACGGCGGGGCACAGCCCCGTACGGCACAGAAGACCCGCACCGGACAGAACTTCACGGGCTGGGTGCGCTAG